In Calliopsis andreniformis isolate RMS-2024a chromosome 6, iyCalAndr_principal, whole genome shotgun sequence, the genomic window tattcaatccttcttCTTTTCGAACTAAGCGTGTGTTGATTCTCTCTTCCCATCCTCACTCTTTTTGTTTTCTATGTATAGATAACTCTCCTTTTCGCTCACTCACGCAGAACGATTAAGATAAACTGTTCGAAAGAAATATTTTGAGTCTGTATCTTAACGTCGTCCTTGGCACATTCGTTCACGCAACTTTAAAAAATCCCAGGGTATCGATAATCGAACAGcgaaatatttctttttctttctttttttttttttcgatttttcggTTCTTCGACCGAAAACCACGCGTCACATTCTAATTTTACGAATCTTTGCCCTATGCGTAAAAGGAAATGATTAACATAGTAGCATAGTAAAATATAGTCATCTGCCTCTCGGAATCAAGCATTATTGTCACacacatatacatatttatagcCTAATCTTTGGTATAGTTTCCCTATtgatttttatattcttttcgAAAGTACCTAAACTCCGCGCAGTGATGTACATAGTATTATACGAGTTCTATTCCCCTGATGATCTATAGGGGAACTTGTACGATGTAAGCTACATACATAATTACGACTCTCATTGCAAGATAATCAAATATGATCTGGAATTACATCGAATTGCCGGCGCATTTTGTTTTCTTGCACGTTTGAAGAGAAAGAAAAGCGTGACACGAGAAAGTGATCCCTGATCTGAATTGTCTTTCTGACAAGTGATTTCATTTTCCTTTTGTAACTTTATGAACGACGATGGGTCTCTACTACATATACATGTGTATGTATGTACTACTTTGTTTGATCAATCGAGCATTAGTAGTAGGACGTTGACATTACTATTCTACATGGAATGTAAATTTTCTCTGTATGGGATATGTATGTTTcgataaaataattgaaaatagttTTAATGGGTTTTTTAATATTGAGACAGAGGTATCGAAACGTTGTCGATATCTACTATGTACGTAAgaagaaataattatttttggtGAAGATCATTTGAAAACATTCGTTTCCTTGGTGACGATTGTTGACGCTTATTGAGTTGATACGGAATAAATAAGCATCTAAGTAAATTGAGACCGCAACGAGAGCCGCATAAATTCATGAATCTTTGAAAAGATCAAAAAATAGTTTGCACGATCATTACACGGTAGGTATCTATATGATGTAGGCATCTAACTCTGGCCGTATACGAAGGCAACTGTTCGAAGACACATACGCGTTGTGACCTTACGAATTATACTACGCAGTTTCTTTGCTTTTCTTCTTTCCgcaatacaactgttttacagCGACACTTGATTTAAACGACAAGGATTCGCTAAAACGAGGCGATACTTAGTTCCATTTTTCGCCAAGACACGAACCGTTTGTATCATTTCGAAACGCTTCTGACTCGAGTGAAAGTTTGAAACTGCTGATTGATAATATGTAATCGTGCGAAATAAAGTTTGCTTAAGATCGTCGTTCGATCGCGTCGATAATTAAAGTAGTTCGATCGCAGCATCTAAAGTGAGGAGCGAAAAGCGAGATGATAATCCGAAGAAGCTACGTACGCATTCAGACTaactatttaattttaagctaaaTGGAGAGGAATCGAATGCACCGGAACAGAAAATTCTGATTCAATTGAAATTGGGGGGCAGGAAAGTGGGCGTGGCTGATTGATTACTTATTTCCTTCTACTCTCGTGCTACCCGATACGCGATGCAATAGGTACTTACATGTACTTTCGTGAAAACACAGCCTCGTTAGAGATCAGCCTTGATTCAGCCCCCCATAAGTTTCGAAAAAATCTCACTTTTCGCTATATGTACTAACGGAGCTAGCTAAAGTAATCGTGTACGTTCGCAATTCACCTTTACGGAAGAACTAATAATTGGTAATAACAACGACGCTAACAACAATGGCAACGACGACATAAGAATAAAAGAAAGAAGGAGAAGTTTGGTCGAATTGGTCGAAGAAAGCAAAGGAGCCGTACGCGCCTTGTACGTCGATGTCGACCACTGTCTCGttagaaaaaattgaaattggAAGGTGGTGCAGAAGAACGATCGATTCGCATCCAACTATGTAGAATGTGTACATACGTAGGTTGCGGTCGAAAGGTACTGACAATGAGCCGAATCGCATTTTTCAAGGTGCGATGGTTCGATCGGAATCTTGATCTCCAACCAAATATAAAAATTGGAAGGCAATCGCGAGCAAACTGATACCAAGTAGATCTCCCATTGCTGTTAAATATGGTATTGCTGAATTGTCAGGATCGATTTTTCGCTTCCACATCCAATGTATCATTATGTAAGCTATATAGAGCAGCGCCGCAACTTGCAGCATGGAGGCACATAAATAAACGAAAACAAATAAAGGCGTCATCGAAGTGTTGCCATCTTTCATATAATTGATCAggtaaatgaaaattatatgACCTGGTATAACCATTGCCATTAAAACTCTGGTTGTTCTCGCGTGCATACCTACGATATAATCGAATAAAGTAAATTAGTTTGAGCAGGAAATAAGAATCGTTTTTAACCGTTACGACTGTTACGTTACCTTTGCCAAAAAAGTTAGCAATAGGCGTAATGAAGATGACGGGATGCGTGTGTCCCGGTGGTATTAAAAGTGTCCCCAACTCTGCTTGCTTATGAAGTGCAGTCGATATCCTGCTTGCTTGGACGGCTACTAGATTTCCTCCGACGCCATTGATCACCGGTTGGAAAACGGTCAAGTTTTCGAATCGTGATACCATGAATTCTAGTATTAGACCGCCGCAACTGTTACGACCAACGATAAACGATCATTTTCCTATTCAGATTCGACACGAGCCTACATGACTCGTACGTGAGATATGTAATTGACAGTCCTACCCTACCTGCTTATCAGCATGGCGATCATGACAGGAGTCCATCCGGAATAAAGGACGTCGTTGGTGTACTTATTCCTTTTAGCGATCCATACCCAGAGCGGTGTAATCAGGACGTAACAAGCGATTACTAGAGGCGCAACCCAATCTTGTTTGTTTATTGACTCGTATAAAATCGTCGAGATCCAAGAGAGCAAGGCTAAGGAAGTAATGTCACCGAGACTGGCGGCTATCGGCGTCGCGACGTTATCCGGGTTTATATGGCAATGTCGCGAGAAGACGATCACTCCTGCAGTTATCAAGCCGAGGACGAAGGAAGCCAAGGATGCAGTAACCAGGCTACTTGCGCACAACAGGTATGCATGGTCCAATGAAATAGTGCCGTTCCGAAATGCTCCCATTACGATCGCCACCACGGAGCCCAAAAATCCAACCACTATCGCCTGGCACTGCCAACACGAACTGACCTTCTTTACACAAACGTACAAGTAAACAGTAAAAGGGACGAAAATGTATCGAAGGAGAAGAAGAGAGGAGGAAAAATGTCTAGTGTTATGGTAAAAATTTACAGTGACAGAGAATGCTCTTGAACAAAGTCTGGCAAATTCGTAATTTTGATTGTCCACGTATGCACTTGCTTTGGTATATAGAATTACCAAGAAGTCTGTTAGTATTTTGTTTCGTAGATATTTGCGCGTTGATCCGCGATATACCTACGTGACGGTTATTCTTGAAGGCCATTTACCGTTGACGCGTCGAAAGCGTAATCAAATAAAATCGCGGCGCCAATGATAAGGCGTCCGCGAGTCGTGGGACTTGGAATAATCTCAAAGATCATATTGCCTGACAGATGCAGTCTCTTTTGCTGTACCACTTTTATTCGGTTAATgtgtggattgaatgtaggaAAATCGTAGGATGTTGGAATGAAATGGTAAAAAGAAGATGACACGTAACGAGTGAAGGATGCAGCGTTGGAAAGTTAAGAAAAATGTAGAAAGTATGCGTTCGACTTACTTGAATTAAGACCAGATTTCCAACGATCATGTACCACTGTTCCTTCGGTGTGTCCATGTGACCAAGATTGGCTTGAGTGGAAAGGCGCGATGCAAGTGTCATTTCCAAATTACCTTTCAGACCCAACAATGCCGGGACCAAAATGATCAGTTCACTCACTTTCTCGAATACAACCCAAtgctagagagagagagagagagagagagaagctcGTAATCGGTTGAAGAACCGAGGGGAAGAATCTGTCGAAAATCCGACGGATATTACGAAATATATAGAAGTGGTATAAAATGCATATTCGTACTTGAACCAAATCCAAAACTAGCCCAGCTCCCACCATACCAAGGCCGGCGATAAGAAATGGTATAAAAACTTGAATAGTAATTGCCAGATACGACTCGAGAGGTTCATCCTCGGCTATGCCGTAAATTTTGCTCTCGGCCACAACGTCAGGAAGACGACCGCTATCGGTGATTTCCTCATCGAACATGGGAACTTCTACGCAATCTTCTTCCACGGATTTCTCGGTGATATCTGTTGCTGCGGCTGCGGCTGCGGCTGCGGCTGCGACGGTGAGGGTAGTGGCGGCGTAAGCAGTGGCGGTGGTGGTGAGAGTGGCGGCAGCGGTAGCGGTGACGGTAGTCACATTCACCCCGACCATAGGATCCATACTAGCATTTGCTTCGCTACCCGTGACCATGATCGTGGTCGAACTTGTGCCCATAGTCGTCTTTCCGAATGTTAATTCCATGCCGGTTCTTGACCGAGAATCTCTCGACCTTATCCTGTGGGAACTTTGCTTTTCGGAAAGCAGAGGTTCTTTACATTGATCACTGTAATCAGAAATGTCATTgccatgtatacatatatttatctCTATCTTAGTTCGTCTCGAAAAAAATAATCGAAAAGAATATTGCTATTGATCAGTTTGTTTTTTCCCGTTCATACGTATCTATGTATCTAGGTACCTCTATCTCGACTTGCATTCGAGACGCATGAACGTCATATTAAATTTGAAACTGAAAGGTGAATTTAGTAGGAAGCAAGTAAACCTACTTTTCAAATTTCACTCCTGTGACATCGATATGGGCGTGCTTGTCAGGAGGTAGTCGTACCGGATGTTGATGTACCTGGTCCTCTATCATCTTCTACTGAGGACCTCGTGCGACTCGCTGCCACGGATATATAGCCATTCTCCTTTGAGAATGATAACGCTTGTCTAAATGTTCGTTCGTTGTCGTTGTATTTCAGGACAAGAATCGAGCAAATTACGTAACCAGCGAGGGACGCTATCTCTAGCTTCGTTCGTTCGAAATCGCTTCGAGTCGcatcaaaatgaaataaaagaatgaaAATACTGCAACTTCCACGAAATAGGACTATTTCGAACGTTATCATTTCTATGAAAAGTTTTCTTCAAATAAATGTATTTACAGCTAACGTTTCGCGTTTCCTCCTTTCACTTCTTTTATCATCCGTAGGGGTAAGACTATAAACGACCGTTACCCTACGCCTTTCGTGTACTTTGCATAATTCTTCAAACTTGATTTTTCACAATATTACGTTTACGCGTCACTTTTTTTCTTATCGAACATTTGTAAGCATATGAAAAGAAACGAGTTGGAAACAGTTATTAATGTTGGTACAATTTCTATTCCATTATTTCACTAGATCCGTACGGAGAGATGTGTCTGATAACTAACGTCCCTACTGTTTACGTGAGAGGTATGCTCGAAGAGGAAGAAAACGTTGGATCGAAGaaagaaattattaaaaaaggcaAAATGAATGATgcaggaaaatttgaaaatgcgtATGTCCTACCTGCTCCTTTATAAACGGATCTTTGACGGTACGTTGAACTTTGACAGGATTCATAAACTCGAGAATCCTAATTTTCAGTGATGTTCTCGAGATTACATTGATTCTGGGAAAAAGAAAAATCAACCGTAAGGCTCGTGGGCCTGTACGAGGCCGTTTCACACTATGGTTACATCGCGACTGATCTCGATCGTGCATCACGCTTGTCTCCTTAAAACTCGCTCAGGACGTTTGCCGGGAACTCGTATTAAACGGAGCAAGCGCGAATTTATCGATCGTCACTTGAAATAAGCCTTCCTTGCTTGCTAGCTAGTTTGCCTGCCTGTCTGTTTGTCGCCTGcttgcctgcctgcctgcctgcctgttTGCCGCCAGACTACCTATCTATCAGTACCTACCTGTTTAACAATTTCCTTCTTCGTTAATTTAGCTGTTTCACTATTGTATATACTCGTCTCTTTGTTAGTCCTTTTTTATAATTTCTCACTCAAACGTCACTTGTCATTTTTCCTTCATTCTGTTTCGCGTATAATCCCGTACAATTGTTGATACATTTCTTATTTAATTAACTAGTCAATTTAGTGTTAGTTGAACAATTACTGTTAAGCGCAACACTGTATACATGGAATGGAACATCGAACAATCGTTCTTAAGCATATAACAACATGTTGTTACGACGACTAACATTGTAAAATTTCATGTCTTATATACAATAGATGAAAGACGTACATGTTATCAACTAATCCTATCGAAACTATGTAAAATTAGACTTGGATCGGTTACACTACTCATTTCAAGATTCATATACGAAGAATAAGAATTGGTTCGTACCTTTATCATGCGATATATCTGTATCTACTTTTTAAAAGATTAATTACGTAAGCTCCTTTTGTGGTTAATCTACGAACCGAGTGTTTCATTTTGATTCTCGAATTTAATAACACTATATATCTAAATATACACATTTCAAGTACTTTCGTACGTAAAAATCTACTTATACGACAAGACGAATGATTAGATCCATGCGTCGCGGAAATTTCTTTTAGTACAGCCTTACGTTCACACAAATCGAGTTTCAGCTATGtattatatgtatttttttatcGTCTCCATTAGCCGAATAGAGTCATGTTAATTTTTATGAGAAGTTTTTCATGATCTTAGATAAAACAACTTAAAGAGAGAAGAGTAAAAGAGTACAAATGAAAGTAATTAAACAACGAAGAAAAGTGTAGGCACGTAGATGTATAGAGATAGAGAGATAAAATTGAGCTAGGgatatatatgtgtgtgtgtgtgtgtgtaaatgtaggaaagataaaatacatatGATTTGTCTATCATAAGAGTTAGATAGAGAGGGGGAAAGGGTAGGGAATAGATGATTATTACGGTACGTTATACGATGTTATACGCGAAACTCCATCAATTTTTGAATGGAACCTTACGGTCGAAACGTGTATCGTCGAACCAGAGTTGTAAGAACTTAATACATTTAGATCGAGGTTCTCTCGCATCGACCAGTTGTGTGGTAAGATATACATATAAGTGAAGTGTGTTCAAGCAATAATTTGATTTGCGTAATCGCACAAAGCAATACATGCGTAAATGAAacgataaaaatcaatgttaaaAGAAGTGCCGATATCACGGTAGCAGGATCAGTTGAAAGAATGAAAAACAACGTTCGATCGCATGCAGCTATTTAATAATCGTAAAGGCAACAGAGTAGAGGAAATAAATAGTAAGAGAATGTGAAGTTAGGAAATGGAAAA contains:
- the LOC143181261 gene encoding solute carrier family 41 member 1 isoform X1 — translated: MIEDQVHQHPVRLPPDKHAHIDVTGVKFENDQCKEPLLSEKQSSHRIRSRDSRSRTGMELTFGKTTMGTSSTTIMVTGSEANASMDPMVGVNVTTVTATAAATLTTTATAYAATTLTVAAAAAAAAAATDITEKSVEEDCVEVPMFDEEITDSGRLPDVVAESKIYGIAEDEPLESYLAITIQVFIPFLIAGLGMVGAGLVLDLVQHWVVFEKVSELIILVPALLGLKGNLEMTLASRLSTQANLGHMDTPKEQWYMIVGNLVLIQKVSSCWQCQAIVVGFLGSVVAIVMGAFRNGTISLDHAYLLCASSLVTASLASFVLGLITAGVIVFSRHCHINPDNVATPIAASLGDITSLALLSWISTILYESINKQDWVAPLVIACYVLITPLWVWIAKRNKYTNDVLYSGWTPVMIAMLISSCGGLILEFMVSRFENLTVFQPVINGVGGNLVAVQASRISTALHKQAELGTLLIPPGHTHPVIFITPIANFFGKGMHARTTRVLMAMVIPGHIIFIYLINYMKDGNTSMTPLFVFVYLCASMLQVAALLYIAYIMIHWMWKRKIDPDNSAIPYLTAMGDLLGISLLAIAFQFLYLVGDQDSDRTIAP
- the LOC143181261 gene encoding solute carrier family 41 member 1 isoform X2; translation: MGTSERNCFFPMVNERDVFENALRGSREPSIKTDQCKEPLLSEKQSSHRIRSRDSRSRTGMELTFGKTTMGTSSTTIMVTGSEANASMDPMVGVNVTTVTATAAATLTTTATAYAATTLTVAAAAAAAAAATDITEKSVEEDCVEVPMFDEEITDSGRLPDVVAESKIYGIAEDEPLESYLAITIQVFIPFLIAGLGMVGAGLVLDLVQHWVVFEKVSELIILVPALLGLKGNLEMTLASRLSTQANLGHMDTPKEQWYMIVGNLVLIQCQAIVVGFLGSVVAIVMGAFRNGTISLDHAYLLCASSLVTASLASFVLGLITAGVIVFSRHCHINPDNVATPIAASLGDITSLALLSWISTILYESINKQDWVAPLVIACYVLITPLWVWIAKRNKYTNDVLYSGWTPVMIAMLISSCGGLILEFMVSRFENLTVFQPVINGVGGNLVAVQASRISTALHKQAELGTLLIPPGHTHPVIFITPIANFFGKGMHARTTRVLMAMVIPGHIIFIYLINYMKDGNTSMTPLFVFVYLCASMLQVAALLYIAYIMIHWMWKRKIDPDNSAIPYLTAMGDLLGISLLAIAFQFLYLVGDQDSDRTIAP
- the LOC143181261 gene encoding solute carrier family 41 member 1 isoform X3, which produces MELTFGKTTMGTSSTTIMVTGSEANASMDPMVGVNVTTVTATAAATLTTTATAYAATTLTVAAAAAAAAAATDITEKSVEEDCVEVPMFDEEITDSGRLPDVVAESKIYGIAEDEPLESYLAITIQVFIPFLIAGLGMVGAGLVLDLVQHWVVFEKVSELIILVPALLGLKGNLEMTLASRLSTQANLGHMDTPKEQWYMIVGNLVLIQKVSSCWQCQAIVVGFLGSVVAIVMGAFRNGTISLDHAYLLCASSLVTASLASFVLGLITAGVIVFSRHCHINPDNVATPIAASLGDITSLALLSWISTILYESINKQDWVAPLVIACYVLITPLWVWIAKRNKYTNDVLYSGWTPVMIAMLISSCGGLILEFMVSRFENLTVFQPVINGVGGNLVAVQASRISTALHKQAELGTLLIPPGHTHPVIFITPIANFFGKGMHARTTRVLMAMVIPGHIIFIYLINYMKDGNTSMTPLFVFVYLCASMLQVAALLYIAYIMIHWMWKRKIDPDNSAIPYLTAMGDLLGISLLAIAFQFLYLVGDQDSDRTIAP
- the LOC143181261 gene encoding solute carrier family 41 member 1 isoform X4 produces the protein MIEDQVHQHPVRLPPDKHAHIDVTGVKFENDQCKEPLLSEKQSSHRIRSRDSRSRTGMELTFGKTTMGTSSTTIMVTGSEANASMDPMVGVNVTTVTATAAATLTTTATAYAATTLTVAAAAAAAAAATDITEKSVEEDCVEVPMFDEEITDSGRLPDVVAESKIYGIAEDEPLESYLAITIQVFIPFLIAGLGMVGAGLVLDLVQHWVVFEKVSELIILVPALLGLKGNLEMTLASRLSTQANLGHMDTPKEQWYMIVGNLVLIQCQAIVVGFLGSVVAIVMGAFRNGTISLDHAYLLCASSLVTASLASFVLGLITAGVIVFSRHCHINPDNVATPIAASLGDITSLALLSWISTILYESINKQDWVAPLVIACYVLITPLWVWIAKRNKYTNDVLYSGWTPVMIAMLISSCGGLILEFMVSRFENLTVFQPVINGVGGNLVAVQASRISTALHKQAELGTLLIPPGHTHPVIFITPIANFFGKGMHARTTRVLMAMVIPGHIIFIYLINYMKDGNTSMTPLFVFVYLCASMLQVAALLYIAYIMIHWMWKRKIDPDNSAIPYLTAMGDLLGISLLAIAFQFLYLVGDQDSDRTIAP